A stretch of Planctomycetaceae bacterium DNA encodes these proteins:
- a CDS encoding dienelactone hydrolase family protein, which translates to MRWVVTVLCVLGMSSLHAEIKTEVVEYKDGDVTLQGFVAWNSDKTDASPGVLVVHQWTGLTDYEKGRCRQLAELGYVAFAADIYGKGIRPESMQDAAAKSGIYKNDRKLYRRRLNLGLDQLKARPGVAANQLGAIGYCFGGTGVLELARSGAKVAGVVSFHGGLDSPEPEAGQNIKCSILVCHGADDPFVPAADIDAFKAELNAANVDWQMDIYSGAVHSFTQSMAGNDNSRGAAYNKKADLRSWSAMKSFFDEVLQ; encoded by the coding sequence ATGCGTTGGGTCGTGACTGTGTTGTGTGTTCTCGGGATGTCATCGCTTCATGCGGAGATCAAAACAGAGGTTGTCGAGTATAAAGATGGCGATGTGACCCTGCAGGGGTTTGTTGCCTGGAACTCTGACAAGACAGATGCATCGCCCGGAGTCCTGGTCGTGCACCAGTGGACAGGTCTGACGGACTACGAAAAAGGGCGATGCCGGCAGCTGGCAGAACTGGGTTACGTTGCGTTCGCGGCCGATATCTACGGCAAAGGCATTCGCCCCGAAAGTATGCAGGACGCAGCCGCAAAGTCCGGTATTTACAAGAACGATCGAAAACTTTATCGCCGCCGCCTGAATCTGGGGCTGGATCAGCTGAAGGCTCGTCCAGGTGTGGCCGCGAACCAGCTCGGCGCAATTGGGTACTGTTTTGGCGGGACCGGCGTTCTTGAACTGGCTCGGAGCGGCGCGAAAGTCGCCGGTGTTGTCAGTTTTCATGGGGGCCTTGATTCACCGGAACCAGAGGCCGGTCAGAATATCAAGTGTTCGATACTGGTCTGCCACGGTGCAGATGATCCCTTTGTTCCCGCGGCCGACATCGATGCTTTTAAAGCCGAGTTGAATGCTGCCAATGTCGACTGGCAAATGGATATCTATTCCGGCGCAGTTCACTCATTCACACAGTCGATGGCGGGTAACGATAATTCCCGCGGAGCAGCCTACAATAAAAAGGCAGACCTGCGATCCTGGTCGGCAATGAAATCGTTCTTCGACGAAGTGCTGCAATAA
- a CDS encoding PDZ domain-containing protein, with protein sequence MSNRKIQLWRVNTLALGLLLTMEVDAMAQLTIPGGKGVPTGNVTGSLPGLGGSVPQVPNPARPTVGGNLNSVTGQIGGLTNQASNSVGNTTRAAGQIGNSTGRTVDSVGKTVDRSSTSVGAAAAATTGPANAVSRYQAPAVGSKLHGTNLPLVISGQTIQGLGANGNVGFSVDTTGKSLKIQEVKAGTLAAKAGFKSGDEILAVDRQWVKSVAQFQADLATALSSTGHAWVMVDRKGKQDWVSLDADGETRSALGTAYKVDDDGVTVTKVFDGFAGADAGLKTGDQIVSINGTSVQSRNDFLAATTANAGSDVAVLINRSGVQKTLNVTLPASQHLSANISATDSQKATSQVSQLNQHVSGLSETLGRLTDSGIAGVTERVSSLNDSIASLQKTTSAAAESGKGLTADQIRFVISEASKVRASLESLGLQASGQASTDVNAALANTIAVQSEITSMAKVNDAAIGPVTQQAVVSVQQVSQKLMTSINEIPEDATATVNTQISAAMNDAQGLHNSAAALAVDQLDNAAMVRENAAMIQARMMIAARQAAPPVRARISSVFGEAATVRDYATLLTTNTVEGIQPNTSATIARVSQQLKAASDTIGRTSDQTSATAAATLRSTQDQLAALQESFAPALNGTVEDATITAVSAMNELDEIEGELVDAAILAPADVQTEIARSIAAVDLASEDLRLYASSTVNLSGQISSSNDVRLRTDSVAGTR encoded by the coding sequence ATGTCGAACAGGAAAATTCAACTCTGGCGAGTCAACACACTTGCCCTTGGCCTGTTGCTCACAATGGAAGTTGATGCGATGGCCCAATTGACGATTCCCGGCGGAAAAGGAGTCCCAACAGGGAACGTAACAGGCTCACTGCCCGGACTTGGTGGCAGTGTTCCACAAGTCCCAAATCCTGCCCGGCCGACTGTCGGAGGCAATCTGAATTCGGTCACCGGACAAATTGGCGGGCTCACGAACCAGGCTTCAAATTCTGTGGGCAATACGACTCGAGCGGCCGGGCAGATCGGCAATTCCACGGGTCGCACGGTCGATTCTGTTGGGAAAACGGTCGATAGATCATCGACGTCTGTTGGGGCAGCGGCAGCCGCCACGACAGGTCCCGCAAACGCGGTCAGCCGTTATCAGGCTCCTGCAGTAGGCAGCAAGTTGCATGGCACGAATCTGCCTCTTGTGATTTCCGGGCAAACGATTCAGGGCCTGGGAGCAAATGGAAACGTGGGCTTTTCTGTCGATACGACAGGAAAGAGCCTGAAAATACAAGAGGTGAAAGCAGGCACGCTGGCGGCGAAGGCCGGATTTAAATCGGGCGACGAAATTCTGGCCGTAGACCGTCAGTGGGTGAAATCAGTCGCTCAGTTTCAGGCAGATCTGGCAACCGCTTTATCATCAACCGGTCATGCCTGGGTGATGGTGGATCGCAAAGGAAAACAGGATTGGGTGAGCCTCGATGCAGACGGTGAAACACGATCTGCGCTGGGAACTGCTTACAAAGTCGATGATGACGGGGTAACCGTCACGAAAGTCTTTGATGGTTTTGCCGGAGCAGATGCCGGCTTAAAGACGGGCGATCAGATTGTCAGCATCAATGGGACTTCCGTTCAGTCTCGCAACGATTTTCTGGCTGCCACAACCGCGAACGCCGGGAGCGATGTGGCGGTGCTCATCAATCGCAGTGGTGTGCAGAAGACTTTGAATGTCACCCTGCCTGCATCACAGCATCTTAGTGCGAACATATCAGCGACCGACTCTCAAAAAGCGACGAGTCAGGTCAGTCAGCTGAATCAACACGTATCGGGCCTTTCTGAAACTCTCGGCCGACTGACCGATAGTGGGATTGCAGGGGTGACCGAACGAGTATCATCTCTGAATGACAGCATTGCCAGTCTTCAAAAGACAACCAGCGCAGCTGCAGAATCAGGAAAGGGTCTCACTGCGGACCAGATCCGTTTTGTGATCAGTGAGGCCAGCAAAGTAAGAGCCAGTCTGGAATCTCTGGGATTGCAGGCATCGGGACAAGCTTCAACGGATGTCAATGCAGCACTGGCCAACACGATCGCCGTGCAGTCGGAAATCACTTCCATGGCTAAGGTAAATGATGCCGCCATTGGTCCTGTCACTCAACAGGCGGTCGTCTCCGTGCAGCAGGTCAGCCAGAAGCTGATGACATCCATCAATGAAATTCCTGAAGATGCCACGGCAACAGTCAACACCCAGATTTCGGCCGCGATGAATGACGCACAAGGTCTGCACAACTCGGCCGCGGCACTGGCCGTCGATCAATTAGACAACGCGGCGATGGTTCGTGAAAATGCGGCCATGATTCAGGCGCGTATGATGATTGCTGCCCGCCAGGCGGCACCTCCGGTGCGTGCCAGGATCAGCAGCGTATTTGGAGAGGCGGCGACCGTTCGCGACTATGCAACGCTGTTAACGACAAATACGGTCGAGGGAATTCAACCGAATACATCCGCAACAATTGCCCGAGTCAGCCAGCAGCTCAAAGCAGCTTCAGACACGATTGGAAGGACATCCGACCAAACGAGTGCCACGGCAGCCGCGACTCTTCGTTCGACGCAGGACCAATTGGCCGCTCTGCAGGAATCATTCGCGCCAGCGCTGAACGGAACCGTAGAGGATGCCACGATTACCGCCGTATCGGCGATGAACGAGCTTGATGAAATTGAAGGCGAACTCGTTGACGCTGCCATATTGGCGCCGGCAGACGTTCAAACAGAAATCGCCCGTTCCATCGCCGCCGTTGATCTGGCCTCCGAAGACCTGCGGCTTTACGCGAGTTCGACAGTGAATTTGTCTGGTCAGATTTCCAGCAGCAACGACGTCCGACTGCGAACCGATTCGGTAGCCGGAACACGTTGA
- a CDS encoding AI-2E family transporter: MIVCNENMPASPVQETGQRFTWQPFSSRPTHPLVPWFLACISLLALTHFLHLAEAIMLPVAAAMVIALALRPIVRRLSMFRIPESIAALMTLAVFIALTAWLSSELLAPASAWLNRAPIGFRLRQLERKLEPIQAPLKAVQDASESLSDVVEQSTSKKRDPDDPQSVVVKPPSLLSEMLSSTWQLGAGTILCGVLSFFFLAQGESILTRIAEVLSSRPQNGDSGTTITAVEKSVSRYLLTVSLINACLGICVAVACMAVGVPNAALWGAMAAGLNFLPYLGALVGAGVLLLVCLFSFESSLYACLAPALYLLLSAIEGNLVTPAILGKSMSLNPLIVILSITYWTWLWGFGGAILAVPMLAIFVTVCRQFPATRSLAYVLSN, translated from the coding sequence ATGATCGTCTGCAACGAAAACATGCCCGCATCACCAGTGCAGGAAACGGGACAGCGATTCACCTGGCAGCCTTTTTCATCAAGACCGACCCATCCACTCGTTCCCTGGTTCCTCGCGTGCATTTCGTTGCTTGCACTAACGCATTTTCTTCACCTGGCAGAAGCTATTATGCTTCCGGTAGCCGCAGCCATGGTGATCGCGCTCGCCCTGCGTCCCATCGTTCGCCGCCTGTCAATGTTCAGGATCCCCGAATCGATCGCTGCCCTGATGACACTGGCAGTGTTCATCGCGCTCACCGCATGGCTCAGTTCTGAATTGCTGGCTCCGGCATCTGCCTGGTTAAATCGAGCCCCAATTGGCTTCCGACTGCGTCAGCTGGAACGAAAGCTGGAACCAATTCAGGCTCCACTGAAAGCTGTGCAGGATGCATCTGAAAGTCTGAGCGATGTTGTTGAACAATCGACTTCAAAGAAACGGGATCCTGATGACCCACAGTCTGTCGTTGTAAAGCCTCCTTCGCTGTTGTCCGAAATGCTGAGTTCAACGTGGCAGCTTGGAGCCGGAACCATTCTCTGCGGTGTTCTGTCGTTCTTTTTTCTTGCTCAGGGTGAATCCATTCTGACGCGTATCGCTGAGGTGCTTTCTTCGCGACCTCAGAATGGTGACAGCGGTACAACGATTACGGCTGTAGAGAAAAGCGTATCCCGTTATTTGTTAACGGTATCCCTGATCAATGCATGCCTCGGAATCTGCGTTGCTGTTGCCTGCATGGCCGTCGGTGTTCCCAATGCAGCTCTCTGGGGCGCGATGGCAGCGGGGCTCAACTTCCTTCCGTATCTTGGTGCACTAGTCGGGGCCGGAGTTCTTTTGCTGGTCTGCCTGTTCTCATTTGAGTCCAGTCTTTACGCCTGCCTTGCACCCGCGCTGTATCTGTTGCTGTCTGCCATCGAAGGTAATCTGGTTACACCCGCGATCCTTGGAAAATCAATGAGTCTGAACCCGCTGATTGTCATCCTGAGCATCACTTACTGGACCTGGCTCTGGGGCTTCGGCGGAGCGATTCTTGCCGTTCCGATGCTCGCGATTTTCGTCACCGTGTGCCGTCAGTTCCCTGCAACTCGATCACTGGCTTATGTGCTGAGTAATTGA
- a CDS encoding phage holin family protein: MDSIAPQSNADHDTKSRPGIRNLVHDSITLLELQGQLLKHDWMLVRTGTVLPLLGIILGLILGLSCLPLLLFGLASGLSAWQAWPMWFSAFVVALAVGLVPASTMAIFGYRALHGKLQPLSRSIAELNRNVLWLKKRLTGN, translated from the coding sequence ATGGACAGCATCGCTCCACAGTCGAATGCAGACCACGACACGAAATCCCGCCCGGGCATTCGAAACCTTGTTCACGACAGCATTACGCTCCTGGAATTACAGGGGCAGCTCTTGAAGCACGACTGGATGCTGGTACGCACAGGTACCGTCTTGCCCCTGCTTGGCATCATCCTTGGACTTATTCTGGGGTTATCCTGTCTGCCACTGTTGTTATTCGGTCTTGCCTCAGGCCTGTCGGCGTGGCAGGCCTGGCCCATGTGGTTCTCTGCTTTCGTCGTCGCACTGGCCGTCGGTCTTGTCCCTGCCTCCACAATGGCAATCTTCGGGTACAGGGCACTCCACGGAAAACTGCAGCCTCTGTCACGCTCCATAGCCGAACTCAATCGCAATGTTCTGTGGCTGAAGAAGCGTTTGACGGGCAACTGA
- a CDS encoding NAD(P)-dependent methylenetetrahydromethanopterin dehydrogenase, translating into MNKILVQLDTDHHPAVFDRVVAVDSDVEQLFSYGSVTCENVTGLIHGTMFTRGPADLKNTAIFVGGSQVADAERLMKKVQSIFFGPMRVSVMMDSNGCNTTAAAAIASAKKHIPLADASAVVLGATGPVGLRVAELLAMEKAHVTIVSRTMDRAQAACNAILQRLPNARLTPAVAVSHDEFEQVSQNKNLLVAAGAAGTCFLPEGALQRLSVLQVAIDLNAVPPVGIADVGVTDKATDHSGVICYGALGVGGLKMKVHKRAVRQLFESNDQVLDTYSIYTLALQVAGLT; encoded by the coding sequence ATGAACAAGATTCTCGTTCAGCTCGATACCGACCATCATCCAGCCGTCTTTGACCGGGTTGTCGCTGTTGACTCGGATGTCGAACAGCTCTTCAGCTACGGTAGCGTGACGTGCGAGAACGTGACAGGCCTCATCCATGGCACCATGTTCACCCGGGGACCTGCAGACCTGAAGAATACGGCGATCTTTGTCGGTGGTAGTCAGGTTGCCGATGCCGAACGGTTGATGAAAAAAGTGCAGTCGATCTTCTTCGGACCGATGCGAGTCTCGGTGATGATGGATTCGAATGGCTGCAACACGACAGCGGCAGCGGCAATCGCTTCGGCGAAGAAGCACATTCCACTTGCTGATGCTTCAGCAGTTGTTCTTGGAGCAACCGGGCCGGTCGGGCTGAGAGTTGCAGAACTCCTCGCCATGGAGAAAGCTCACGTAACAATCGTCTCCCGCACAATGGATCGAGCTCAGGCAGCCTGCAACGCAATCCTTCAGCGCTTACCAAATGCTCGTCTGACACCAGCGGTCGCAGTTTCGCACGATGAATTCGAACAGGTGTCTCAGAACAAGAACCTTCTTGTAGCAGCCGGAGCAGCCGGGACGTGCTTCCTGCCGGAAGGTGCTCTGCAGCGGCTGTCTGTCCTGCAGGTCGCTATTGATCTGAATGCCGTCCCTCCAGTTGGAATCGCTGACGTCGGCGTCACAGACAAGGCCACGGATCACTCGGGCGTTATTTGCTACGGAGCTCTCGGTGTCGGCGGCCTGAAAATGAAAGTCCATAAAAGAGCGGTCCGACAACTGTTTGAGTCAAATGATCAGGTTCTGGATACCTATTCCATCTACACACTTGCGTTGCAGGTTGCTGGCCTGACATGA
- a CDS encoding LysE family translocator has product MIEPAVPDTAAILGFALASFCISVSPGPSWLYVISTTVSFGIRHGLVAVAGNGTGILCHATATSMGLALLVKQSATGWMLLKMAGAAWLIWLGIKLLRQTRLPADSKPKMRSGSLWQTWKDGCLVNLLNPKVPVLMLALMPQFVDVSSGQLRSQIFLLGCVHLLIASAILGTLVFISSASASRADQSQWFQTWFQRGAGFVMIVLGILLACEQGPS; this is encoded by the coding sequence GTGATTGAACCTGCTGTGCCGGATACTGCCGCAATTCTGGGATTCGCTCTGGCCAGCTTTTGCATTTCGGTTTCGCCAGGCCCAAGTTGGCTGTACGTGATTTCGACGACTGTTTCATTCGGAATCCGCCATGGGCTGGTTGCCGTGGCCGGAAACGGAACGGGCATCCTGTGTCATGCCACTGCAACATCAATGGGGCTCGCACTGCTGGTAAAGCAATCTGCGACGGGATGGATGTTGCTGAAGATGGCGGGAGCTGCCTGGCTGATCTGGCTGGGAATAAAGTTGCTTCGACAAACCCGCCTGCCTGCCGACTCCAAGCCGAAAATGCGATCTGGTTCTCTGTGGCAGACATGGAAGGATGGCTGTCTTGTGAATCTGCTGAACCCAAAGGTGCCGGTGTTGATGCTGGCGCTGATGCCGCAGTTTGTGGATGTTTCGAGTGGTCAGCTGCGAAGCCAGATTTTTCTGCTGGGTTGCGTCCATCTCTTGATTGCCAGTGCCATTCTTGGCACGTTGGTTTTCATTTCTTCCGCCAGCGCTTCGCGCGCAGATCAATCACAATGGTTTCAGACCTGGTTCCAGCGGGGCGCAGGTTTTGTCATGATAGTCCTCGGCATTCTTCTGGCATGTGAACAGGGGCCGTCCTGA
- a CDS encoding serine hydrolase domain-containing protein: protein MRSPHFTHLHSRRTAIGSITRLMTASGLATLLKGTHVMAFDSTDLEKQVSRALDVLAMSVEKKQVRAASLFVQQKDQQFQGHFGAAKSEDASYLLGSISKPIALTALMRLYDQELFQLDDPVQKHLPEFVGGDRSRITVRHLLTHVSGLPDQLPNNAQLRASHAKLSDFVAGAMKVDVGFEPGTRYEYSSMGILLAAEIAQRLSGLDIRRLVNETVIAPLGMQNSALGKGRLRDDQMMQCQTEFGAVESGAGAPDAKKWDWNSDFWRSLGAPWGGLHASAKDVGLYLGSFLAPDGRVLKPETARMMVRNHNPAGLESRGLAFDVAMESHCERCSGETFGHTGSTGTIAWADPHRDLICVVLTTLPARALPNGEHPRQLASNHIAAAL from the coding sequence ATGCGATCACCACATTTCACGCATCTTCACAGTCGAAGAACCGCCATCGGCTCGATTACGCGGCTGATGACCGCAAGCGGTTTGGCGACGCTCCTGAAAGGAACACACGTGATGGCTTTTGACTCGACCGATCTGGAGAAGCAGGTTTCCAGGGCCCTTGATGTGCTGGCGATGTCCGTGGAAAAGAAGCAGGTACGGGCCGCAAGTCTGTTTGTGCAACAGAAGGATCAGCAGTTTCAGGGGCATTTTGGTGCGGCGAAGTCCGAGGATGCTTCTTACCTGCTCGGGTCAATCTCGAAGCCGATTGCATTAACCGCGCTGATGCGATTGTACGATCAGGAGTTATTTCAACTGGACGATCCGGTACAGAAACATCTGCCTGAATTTGTGGGCGGCGATCGAAGCCGGATCACAGTTCGTCATCTGCTGACGCATGTCTCCGGGTTGCCGGATCAGCTGCCCAACAATGCGCAGCTTCGGGCAAGTCATGCAAAGCTCTCCGACTTTGTCGCCGGTGCGATGAAGGTGGATGTTGGATTTGAACCAGGCACAAGGTACGAGTACTCAAGCATGGGCATTCTTCTTGCGGCTGAAATTGCACAGCGGCTGTCCGGTCTTGATATCAGACGCCTTGTGAACGAAACAGTGATTGCACCCCTGGGTATGCAGAATTCGGCGTTGGGTAAGGGCCGGCTTCGCGATGATCAGATGATGCAGTGTCAGACCGAGTTCGGCGCCGTTGAATCTGGCGCGGGGGCGCCAGACGCGAAGAAGTGGGACTGGAACAGTGATTTCTGGCGAAGTCTGGGAGCACCCTGGGGCGGCCTGCACGCATCCGCAAAAGATGTCGGATTGTATCTGGGTTCATTTCTGGCTCCTGACGGCCGTGTTCTGAAGCCTGAGACCGCCCGCATGATGGTCCGCAACCACAATCCTGCGGGTCTGGAGTCGCGAGGGCTGGCATTTGATGTGGCGATGGAATCCCACTGCGAGAGATGTTCCGGGGAGACGTTCGGACACACAGGATCGACCGGAACAATTGCCTGGGCGGATCCTCATCGAGACCTGATCTGCGTCGTGCTGACAACTCTTCCTGCGCGGGCACTGCCCAACGGAGAACATCCAAGACAATTGGCCTCCAATCACATCGCAGCAGCTCTGTAA
- a CDS encoding DUF455 family protein, translated as MELRTFAEQVLLTETLAEKITRITEPLSDVCPGEPHRVEKPTRPPNLQFGKRRTAPPMPKAAALIDPAKRAIAHHIMANHELQALEVMAMILLAFPDAPSEFRMGMAHVMFDEQRHTRMHVQRCEELGIQFGDYPVNAWIWQKAQEYTSIMEYCAGLPLVFEGANLDHSVEFEQYFVAAGDRRSAAIMRAIHKDEIRHVEFGLHWLRQLKPPGQSDWDAWRASLRWPIRPSKARGTLFQRDARRQAGLSDEFIDLLEAASDDDD; from the coding sequence ATGGAACTGCGCACATTCGCGGAACAAGTCCTGTTGACGGAAACACTGGCCGAAAAAATCACCCGGATCACAGAGCCGCTCTCGGATGTATGTCCCGGCGAACCTCACCGCGTTGAAAAACCGACCCGGCCCCCGAACCTCCAGTTCGGAAAACGCCGAACAGCCCCGCCAATGCCCAAGGCAGCGGCCCTGATCGATCCGGCAAAGCGAGCCATCGCCCACCACATCATGGCAAATCACGAACTCCAGGCGCTGGAGGTGATGGCGATGATCCTGCTCGCCTTCCCCGATGCTCCTTCCGAATTCCGTATGGGAATGGCTCACGTGATGTTTGATGAGCAGCGTCACACTCGCATGCACGTCCAGCGTTGTGAGGAACTGGGGATCCAGTTCGGAGACTACCCCGTGAACGCGTGGATCTGGCAGAAAGCTCAGGAATACACCAGTATCATGGAGTACTGCGCTGGTTTGCCACTGGTCTTCGAAGGCGCTAACCTGGATCACAGTGTTGAATTTGAACAGTATTTCGTGGCGGCTGGCGACCGCCGAAGCGCGGCCATCATGAGGGCCATCCATAAGGATGAAATTCGCCACGTGGAATTCGGCCTGCACTGGTTGCGACAGCTCAAACCGCCGGGACAATCCGACTGGGACGCCTGGAGAGCCAGTCTTCGCTGGCCCATTCGTCCATCAAAAGCACGCGGAACATTGTTCCAGCGGGACGCCAGGAGGCAGGCCGGACTATCTGACGAGTTCATCGATTTGTTAGAAGCCGCCAGCGATGACGACGACTGA
- a CDS encoding HisA/HisF-related TIM barrel protein, which yields MHVIPVIDIKDGQAVHAVGGLREFYRPVQSAITDSSDPVRILTVMKRRFGIERCYIADIDALEGGPVNVDLLIKLRQVGASILVDVGVRTTDDVGRLLELQPDHIILGSETVEDIDLLRQIIDTYGSERFIFSIDLKAGHLVTRNSSWRDVSPTQLGLMVAETGIDQFILLDLSAVGTGRGLSTLDSCRELRRQLPDAQITAGGGVRTTTHLMQLEEAGANSALVATAIHSGSMTAQDLRQFRDSSASSRNAG from the coding sequence ATGCACGTCATTCCGGTGATTGATATCAAGGACGGTCAGGCCGTCCATGCAGTCGGTGGCCTTCGTGAGTTCTACCGCCCGGTGCAAAGCGCGATCACAGACAGCAGTGACCCCGTTCGAATTCTAACCGTGATGAAACGGCGATTCGGCATCGAACGATGCTACATCGCCGACATCGACGCGCTGGAAGGAGGCCCGGTCAATGTCGATCTGCTGATCAAGCTTCGCCAGGTGGGAGCTTCCATTCTGGTGGACGTTGGGGTTCGAACAACGGATGACGTTGGTCGACTGCTGGAACTTCAGCCGGATCACATCATCCTTGGTTCTGAAACCGTCGAAGACATCGACCTGCTTCGACAGATCATCGACACATACGGGTCAGAGCGATTCATTTTTAGTATTGATCTGAAAGCCGGCCATCTGGTCACAAGGAACTCATCCTGGCGGGATGTTTCGCCCACTCAGCTTGGCCTGATGGTCGCTGAAACAGGAATCGACCAGTTCATTCTGCTGGATCTGTCGGCCGTGGGGACAGGACGAGGCCTTTCGACACTGGACTCCTGCCGTGAACTGCGGCGGCAACTGCCCGACGCTCAGATTACTGCCGGTGGTGGAGTTCGAACTACCACACACCTGATGCAACTGGAAGAAGCGGGGGCCAATAGCGCGCTCGTCGCAACCGCCATCCACAGCGGCTCGATGACGGCTCAGGACCTCCGACAATTCCGCGATTCCTCCGCATCCAGTCGGAATGCAGGCTAG